The following are from one region of the Mangifera indica cultivar Alphonso chromosome 14, CATAS_Mindica_2.1, whole genome shotgun sequence genome:
- the LOC123195631 gene encoding tetraspanin-19-like, with the protein MARIVKSCIQSLLKMVNSVMGMVGIAVVLYAMWLIWVWQKQMGESPFGDDTDGSAPWFIYTFLGLGVTLCVITCSGHIAAETVNSCCLYLYMLFVILLLMLEAVVTADVFLNRDWEEDLPEDPSGSFTQFKDFIRSNFLFCKWIGLSIVSVQGLSFLLAMVLKVLGPDRYYDSDDDYTPDRVPLLRNSVHPQTYMVGDPIYASKTDAWTIRINEKANR; encoded by the exons ATGGCAAGAATAGTGAAAAGTTGCATACAGTCGTTATTAAAAATGGTGAATTCGGTGATGGGAATGGTGGGAATTGCTGTTGTTTTGTATGCCATGTGGTTGATTTGGGTTTGGCAGAAACAGATGGGTGAGTCCCCCTTTGGTGATGATACCGATGGTTCGGCTCCATG GTTTATTTACACTTTCCTTGGCCTTGGGGTCACTTTGTGTGTTATCACATGCTCAGGTCATATTGCTGCAGAAACTGTAAACAGTTGCTGCCTCTATTTA TATATGTTGTTTGTTATTTTGCTTCTTATGCTGGAGGCCGTGGTGACTGCTGATGTATTTCTGAACCGTGATTGGGAGGAG GACCTTCCAGAGGATCCAAGTGGTAGTTTTACccaatttaaagattttatcaGGTCAAATTTTCTATTCTGCAAATGGATAGGCTTGTCAATTGTCTCTGTACAG GGACTATCTTTTCTCCTGGCCATGGTACTAAAAGTTCTTGGACCAGATCGATATTATGATAGTGATGATGATTATACTCCTGATAGGGTTCCACTCCTGAGGAATTCTGTTCACCCACAGACCTACATGGTTGGAGATCCCATTTATGCATCCAAAACTGATGCTTGGACTATCAGGATCAATGAGAAG GCAAACAGGTGA
- the LOC123195632 gene encoding putative [ribosomal protein S18]-alanine N-acetyltransferase has product MSKLGKRRASATSQETGGTSGSEGIMELQRNSTQWRKVVEEIVKLEKKIFPKHESLARSFDDELKKRNSGLLYLEVDEQVVGYVMYSWPSSLFASITKLAVKESWRRRGHGEELLKAAIEKCRSRNVSRIMLHVDTLRTPALNLYKKFGFQIDSLIQGYYSPDRHAYRMYLDFDSN; this is encoded by the exons ATGAGTAAACTTGGAAAGCGGAGAGCAAGTGCAACAAGCCAGGAGACAGGAGGCACGAGCGGCAGTGAGGGAATTATGGAGCTACAAAGAAACTCAACACAGTGGAGGAAGGTAGTTGAAGAGATAGTGAAGTTGGAGAAAAAGATTTTCCCCAAGCATGAATCACTAGCTAGGTCGTTCGATGATGAACTCAAAAAGAGGAACTCAGGCTTACTTTATTTAGAGGTTGATGAACAAGTCGTAGGCTATGTCATGTACTCTTGGCCTTCTTCCTTGTTCGCTTCTATCACCAAACTTGCAG TGAAGGAGAGTTGGAGGAGACGAGGCCATGGAGAGGAATTGCTGAAAGCCGCAATTGAGAAATGCAGAAGCAGAAATGTGAGCCGCATAATGCTTCATGTTGACACCTTAAGAACTCCTGCCTTGAATCTCTACAAGAAATTTGGCTTCCAAATTGATTCCTTGATACAAGGTTACTACTCTCCTGATCGACATGCTTATCGAATGTACTTGGATTTTGATTCCAATTAG
- the LOC123195927 gene encoding expansin-B3-like, with translation MQFRRSFSQAMKLFLLLMVFKCLLVSASVKHLVTDTHWKPATTTWYGDPEGDGSDGGACGYGSLVDVKPLRARVGAVSPILFKNGEGCGACYKVKCLDKSICSRRAVTIIVTDECPGGYCSNGRTHFDLSGAAFGRMAVTGEGSQLRNRGELPVIYRRTPCKYPGKNIAFHVNEGSTDYWLSILVEFEDGDGDVGSMQIREANSNQWLQMNHLWGANWCIIGGPLKGPFSVKITTLSTERALSARDVIPRNWSPKATYTSRLNFNF, from the exons ATGCAATTCCGCCGCAGTTTCAGCCAAGCCATGAAGTTATTCCTTTTGTTAATGGTGTTTAAATGTTTACTGGTCTCCGCCAGCGTTAAACACCTCGTCACAGACACACATTGGAAACCCGCCACTACCACCTGGTATGGTGATCCCGAAGGCGACGGTAGTGACG GAGGGGCGTGTGGCTATGGTTCGTTGGTGGACGTAAAGCCGCTGAGGGCCAGAGTGGGTGCGGTGAGTCCGATACTTTTCAAGAACGGCGAGGGATGTGGGGCCTGCTACAAAGTGAAGTGCTTGGACAAGAGCATTTGCTCAAGAAGGGCAGTCACCATAATTGTAACGGACGAGTGCCCAGGTGGCTACTGCTCCAATGGCCGCACCCACTTTGACCTCAGTGGTGCAGCCTTTGGCCGCATGGCCGTTACCGGCGAGGGCTCCCAGCTCCGCAACCGAGGCGAGCTCCCAGTCATCTATAGACG GACGCCGTGTAAGTATCCTGGGAAGAACATAGCGTTCCATGTGAACGAAGGTTCGACTGATTACTGGCTGTCAATTCTGGTGGAATTTGAGGATGGAGATGGGGATGTGGGATCGATGCAAATAAGAGAA GCAAATTCCAACCAGTGGTTGCAGATGAATCATCTATGGGGAGCAAATTGGTGTATTATTGGGGGACCTTTAAAGGGACCATTCTCGGTGAAGATAACCACACTTTCAACAGAACGAGCTCTATCTGCAAGGGATGTTATTCCAAGGAACTGGTCTCCCAAAGCTACTTACACATCTCGCCTCAATTTCAACTTCTAA
- the LOC123196959 gene encoding probable polyol transporter 4 isoform X2, producing the protein MSGAIIFIQKDLKITEVQQEILVGVLSVVSLFGSLAGGRTSDAIGRKWTMALAALIFQIGAGVMTLASSFQILMIGRFLAGIGIGLGVMIAPVYIAEISPTVARGFLTSFPEIFINLGILLGYVSNYAFSGLSEHISWRVMLAVGILPSVFVGFALFIIPESPRWLVMQNRVEEARLVLLKTNENENEVEERLKEIQLAAGLTNVEKYEQKAVWHELLSPSPSLRRMLIAGFGIQCFQQITGVDATVYYSPEIFKEAGIENDSNLLVATVAVGVTKTVFILFAMLVIDKLGRKPLLYLSTIGMTICLFGLGFSLTFLGKGQLGVAFAILSVCGNVAFFSLGMGPVCWVLTSEIFPLRLRAQATALGAVGNRVSSGFIAMSFLSVSQKITMGGTFFIFSLVSALSILFVYKYIPETKGKSLEQIELLFKNEVDWQGSEVELGDVQQLVQKE; encoded by the coding sequence ATGAGTGGAGCAATCATATTCATTCAGAAAGATTTAAAGATAACTGAGGTACAACAAGAAATTCTTGTTGGAGTCTTGAGCGTCGTCTCGCTTTTTGGCAGTTTAGCAGGTGGGAGAACATCAGATGCCATTGGCAGAAAATGGACCATGGCCTTAGCtgctcttatctttcagatagGTGCAGGTGTGATGACACTTGCTTCTTCATTCCAAATACTGATGATAGGAAGATTTTTGGCTGGGATTGGAATTGGCTTAGGAGTTATGATTGCCCCTGTGTATATAGCTGAGATATCACCAACTGTTGCTAGAGGATTCCTTACCTCATTTCCAGAGATTTTTATAAACTTAGGAATATTACTAGGTTATGTTTCCAACTACGCATTTTCAGGTCTTTCAGAACACATAAGCTGGAGGGTAATGCTTGCAGTAGGAATTCTGCCCTCTGTGTTTGTTGGATTTGCCCTATTTATAATCCCTGAGTCACCAAGGTGGTTGGTGATGCAAAACCGAGTAGAAGAAGCAAGATTGGTGCTTCTTAAAACaaatgagaatgagaatgagGTTGAGGAGAGACTTAAAGAAATCCAATTAGCTGCTGGACTTACTAATGTGGAGAAGTATGAACAAAAGGCTGTGTGGCATGAACTGTTGAGCCCTTCCCCTTCACTGCGCCGGATGCTAATTGCTGGGTTTGGAATCCAGTGTTTCCAACAGATCACGGGCGTAGATGCAACTGTCTATTACAGCCCTGAGATCTTCAAAGAAGCTGGGATTGAGAATGATTCAAATCTTCTTGTTGCAACAGTTGCTGTGGGTGTTACAAAGACGGTCTTTATACTGTTTGCCATGTTAGTTATTGACAAACTGGGTAGGAAGCCCTTGCTTTATCTCAGCACAATTGGAATGACTATTTGTTTGTTCGGTTTAGGTTTTAGTCTCACTTTTCTAGGAAAAGGGCAACTTGGTGTTGCCTTTGCAATTTTGTCTGTGTGTGGAAATGTAGCTTTCTTCTCTCTTGGCATGGGTCCTGTTTGCTGGGTTTTGACATCTGAAATCTTCCCTTTACGTCTGCGTGCTCAAGCAACTGCGCTTGGGGCTGTGGGTAATAGAGTCAGTAGCGGCTTCATTGCCATGTCCTTCCTTTCTGTCTCTCAGAAGATTACAATGGGCGGAACATTCTTTATCTTTTCACTTGTTTCTGCTCTTTCCATTCTCTTTGTCTATAAATACATACcagaaacaaaaggaaaatcTTTGGAACAGATTGAATTGCTATTTAAGAATGAGGTCGACTGGCAAGGAAGTGAAGTTGAGCTGGGAGATGTTCAGCAACTTGTGCAGAAAGAATGA
- the LOC123196959 gene encoding probable polyol transporter 4 isoform X1, with protein sequence MGMVGVQENGSGETARKNKYKRMDSELTEFDDDNLQIREDRKSTTGKYVLACVVFASLNNVLLGYDVGVMSGAIIFIQKDLKITEVQQEILVGVLSVVSLFGSLAGGRTSDAIGRKWTMALAALIFQIGAGVMTLASSFQILMIGRFLAGIGIGLGVMIAPVYIAEISPTVARGFLTSFPEIFINLGILLGYVSNYAFSGLSEHISWRVMLAVGILPSVFVGFALFIIPESPRWLVMQNRVEEARLVLLKTNENENEVEERLKEIQLAAGLTNVEKYEQKAVWHELLSPSPSLRRMLIAGFGIQCFQQITGVDATVYYSPEIFKEAGIENDSNLLVATVAVGVTKTVFILFAMLVIDKLGRKPLLYLSTIGMTICLFGLGFSLTFLGKGQLGVAFAILSVCGNVAFFSLGMGPVCWVLTSEIFPLRLRAQATALGAVGNRVSSGFIAMSFLSVSQKITMGGTFFIFSLVSALSILFVYKYIPETKGKSLEQIELLFKNEVDWQGSEVELGDVQQLVQKE encoded by the exons ATGGGGATGGTGGGTGTCCAAGAAAATGGGAGTGGAGAAACGGCAAGGAAGAACAAGTATAAGAGAATGGATTCTGAGTTGACAgagtttgatgatgataatcTTCAAATTCGTGAAGATAGGAAAAGTACTACCGGAAAATATGTGCTTGCTTGTGTCGTTTTTGCATCTCTAAATAACGTTCTTCTTGGCTATG ATGTAGGTGTCATGAGTGGAGCAATCATATTCATTCAGAAAGATTTAAAGATAACTGAGGTACAACAAGAAATTCTTGTTGGAGTCTTGAGCGTCGTCTCGCTTTTTGGCAGTTTAGCAGGTGGGAGAACATCAGATGCCATTGGCAGAAAATGGACCATGGCCTTAGCtgctcttatctttcagatagGTGCAGGTGTGATGACACTTGCTTCTTCATTCCAAATACTGATGATAGGAAGATTTTTGGCTGGGATTGGAATTGGCTTAGGAGTTATGATTGCCCCTGTGTATATAGCTGAGATATCACCAACTGTTGCTAGAGGATTCCTTACCTCATTTCCAGAGATTTTTATAAACTTAGGAATATTACTAGGTTATGTTTCCAACTACGCATTTTCAGGTCTTTCAGAACACATAAGCTGGAGGGTAATGCTTGCAGTAGGAATTCTGCCCTCTGTGTTTGTTGGATTTGCCCTATTTATAATCCCTGAGTCACCAAGGTGGTTGGTGATGCAAAACCGAGTAGAAGAAGCAAGATTGGTGCTTCTTAAAACaaatgagaatgagaatgagGTTGAGGAGAGACTTAAAGAAATCCAATTAGCTGCTGGACTTACTAATGTGGAGAAGTATGAACAAAAGGCTGTGTGGCATGAACTGTTGAGCCCTTCCCCTTCACTGCGCCGGATGCTAATTGCTGGGTTTGGAATCCAGTGTTTCCAACAGATCACGGGCGTAGATGCAACTGTCTATTACAGCCCTGAGATCTTCAAAGAAGCTGGGATTGAGAATGATTCAAATCTTCTTGTTGCAACAGTTGCTGTGGGTGTTACAAAGACGGTCTTTATACTGTTTGCCATGTTAGTTATTGACAAACTGGGTAGGAAGCCCTTGCTTTATCTCAGCACAATTGGAATGACTATTTGTTTGTTCGGTTTAGGTTTTAGTCTCACTTTTCTAGGAAAAGGGCAACTTGGTGTTGCCTTTGCAATTTTGTCTGTGTGTGGAAATGTAGCTTTCTTCTCTCTTGGCATGGGTCCTGTTTGCTGGGTTTTGACATCTGAAATCTTCCCTTTACGTCTGCGTGCTCAAGCAACTGCGCTTGGGGCTGTGGGTAATAGAGTCAGTAGCGGCTTCATTGCCATGTCCTTCCTTTCTGTCTCTCAGAAGATTACAATGGGCGGAACATTCTTTATCTTTTCACTTGTTTCTGCTCTTTCCATTCTCTTTGTCTATAAATACATACcagaaacaaaaggaaaatcTTTGGAACAGATTGAATTGCTATTTAAGAATGAGGTCGACTGGCAAGGAAGTGAAGTTGAGCTGGGAGATGTTCAGCAACTTGTGCAGAAAGAATGA